A region from the Bradyrhizobium erythrophlei genome encodes:
- a CDS encoding MIP/aquaporin family protein: MSNRIAPKLLAEFIGTFSFVFIGAGAAAVVGGGAGLNGITAVAFAHGLAIMAFAFAYGPVSGGHMNPAVTIGVLAAGAMSVGEAVGYIISQLIGGVAGALLLRTVLGGATTGLGLPALAHNLALGGTTLSITPEAGFMIEAVLAFFLVTVVLATAVAGRAGSLAPLAIGMTLTFNIVMGGALTGAPFNPARALGPMVATGNFNDAWLYLTAPIVGAIIAALVHTGLARFIQEGAAGRSGRAAQSPAE, encoded by the coding sequence ATGTCCAATCGGATTGCACCCAAGCTCCTTGCGGAGTTCATCGGCACCTTCTCGTTCGTATTCATCGGCGCCGGCGCAGCGGCCGTGGTCGGCGGCGGCGCCGGTCTCAACGGCATCACAGCGGTTGCCTTTGCCCACGGCCTGGCTATCATGGCCTTCGCTTTCGCTTACGGCCCCGTGTCGGGCGGGCACATGAACCCCGCTGTCACTATCGGCGTGCTCGCCGCCGGCGCGATGAGCGTTGGCGAGGCGGTCGGCTATATTATCAGCCAGCTCATTGGCGGCGTCGCCGGCGCGCTCTTGCTGCGGACCGTTCTGGGCGGCGCCACCACGGGCCTCGGCCTGCCCGCTCTCGCGCACAACCTGGCTTTGGGCGGCACGACGCTTTCGATCACGCCGGAGGCCGGCTTCATGATCGAAGCCGTGCTGGCTTTTTTCCTGGTTACGGTCGTCCTTGCCACCGCGGTCGCGGGCCGCGCCGGCAGCCTCGCGCCGCTGGCGATCGGAATGACGCTGACCTTCAACATCGTCATGGGCGGGGCTCTCACGGGCGCTCCGTTCAACCCGGCGCGGGCACTCGGCCCGATGGTCGCGACCGGTAATTTCAATGATGCCTGGTTGTATCTGACTGCCCCGATCGTTGGCGCGATTATCGCTGCCCTTGTGCACACCGGCCTCGCCCGGTTCATCCAAGAGGGGGCGGCAGGTCGGTCGGGCAGGGCCGCCCAGTCGCCCGCCGAATGA
- a CDS encoding catalase — translation MPIADNQNSITAGPRGPVLMQDFVLFEKLARQNRERIPERGQHAKGSGAYGTLTITHDITKYTKAKALQPGKTTETFLRFSTVAGERGAADAERDVRGFALRFYTEEGNWDLVGNNTPIFFVRDALKFPDFIHTQKRHPRTNMRSPTAMWDFWSLSPESLHQVTILMSDRGLPQSYRNINGFGSHAYSFINARNERHWVKFHFKTMQGIKNWTNAEAAQKVAHDRETHQRDLFESIERGDFPKWKFSVQIMPESDVGKHWYNPFDLTKVWPHKDYPLIEVGVLELNRNPENYFAEVEQAALSPANIVPGIGHSPDKMLQARIFSYADAHRYRVGVNADQLPVNKPRCPVHTYNADGAMRLAGNPNADAYYEPNSMGGPVQDERFREPPLKISGDADRYNHRDGNDDYRQPGNLFRLMSADQKEQLFQNYKAAMEGVPVEIVTRQTVHCYRADPAYGAGVAKALGIDFKPQMAAAE, via the coding sequence ATGCCGATCGCCGACAATCAGAACAGCATCACAGCAGGTCCGCGCGGGCCGGTGCTGATGCAAGACTTCGTTCTGTTCGAGAAGCTTGCCCGCCAAAACCGCGAGCGAATTCCCGAGCGCGGCCAGCACGCCAAGGGCTCGGGCGCCTACGGCACGCTGACCATCACTCACGACATCACCAAGTATACGAAGGCCAAGGCGTTGCAGCCCGGCAAGACGACCGAAACTTTTCTGCGCTTCTCCACGGTTGCCGGCGAGCGCGGCGCCGCCGACGCCGAGCGCGACGTCCGCGGCTTCGCGCTGCGCTTCTATACCGAGGAAGGCAACTGGGACTTGGTCGGCAACAATACGCCGATATTCTTCGTGCGCGACGCGTTGAAGTTCCCTGACTTCATACACACCCAGAAGCGGCACCCAAGAACCAACATGCGCTCGCCGACCGCGATGTGGGATTTCTGGTCGCTGTCGCCGGAGAGCCTACACCAGGTCACCATCCTGATGTCGGACCGCGGCCTGCCGCAGAGCTATCGCAATATCAACGGCTTCGGCTCGCATGCCTACTCGTTCATCAACGCCAGGAATGAGCGCCACTGGGTCAAGTTCCACTTCAAGACCATGCAGGGCATCAAGAACTGGACCAATGCCGAAGCCGCCCAGAAAGTCGCCCACGACCGCGAGACTCATCAGCGCGATCTATTCGAATCGATCGAGCGCGGCGATTTCCCCAAGTGGAAATTCTCGGTGCAGATCATGCCGGAGAGCGATGTCGGCAAACACTGGTACAACCCCTTCGACCTTACGAAAGTATGGCCGCACAAGGACTATCCGCTGATCGAGGTCGGCGTGCTCGAGCTCAACCGCAATCCGGAGAATTATTTTGCCGAGGTCGAGCAGGCCGCGCTTTCGCCCGCAAACATCGTGCCCGGCATCGGCCATTCGCCGGACAAGATGCTGCAGGCGCGCATCTTCTCCTATGCCGATGCGCACCGCTACCGCGTCGGCGTCAATGCGGATCAGCTTCCCGTCAACAAACCGCGCTGCCCCGTGCACACTTACAACGCCGATGGTGCGATGCGGCTCGCAGGCAACCCTAATGCGGATGCCTATTACGAGCCGAACTCGATGGGCGGCCCCGTTCAGGACGAGCGCTTCCGCGAGCCACCGCTGAAAATCTCGGGAGATGCCGACCGCTACAATCACCGCGACGGCAACGACGACTATCGTCAGCCCGGCAACTTATTCCGGCTCATGTCGGCTGACCAGAAGGAACAGCTGTTCCAGAACTACAAGGCGGCCATGGAGGGCGTGCCGGTCGAGATCGTCACGCGGCAGACCGTCCATTGTTACCGAGCCGATCCCGCATACGGCGCTGGCGTCGCAAAGGCACTGGGCATCGATTTCAAACCGCAGATGGCGGCTGCGGAGTAG
- a CDS encoding molybdopterin-dependent oxidoreductase — protein MRDRDVQPSGLTRRRVLGGMGVASLALLYSPVSAQETVDLHVPGGPSTRMITTSYPQKGRIILQRSSPPWLETPFEVFDKGVFTPNDQHYVSWHWANFPGDIDVDSFRLTVRGLVNQTLSLSLRDILQGFPRFDTAAVNQCAGASRIYAVPRVAGAQWANGSMSNAIWTGVRLKDVLDRAGIKPGAIQVRFGGLDEPVMQDAPKFLKSLTIDHARDGEVMIAFGMNGEQLPLLNGFPLRLIVPGWCGAYWIKMLNDIEVLDQPDTNYWTATGYRVPDTPHNTVKPGETGFKMVPVTRNAPRSFITNIHNGDSVPAGTPATARGIAFGGDCGVARVDLSIDGGKSWQPTQLGADQGTYGFRQWQTQFTLPAGGAQTLMVRCTNTRNEAQPDFPIWNPAGYMYNTIETTHVVAA, from the coding sequence ATGCGGGATCGCGACGTGCAACCATCGGGACTGACGCGACGGCGCGTACTGGGCGGGATGGGCGTTGCCAGCTTGGCGCTATTGTATTCGCCGGTGTCGGCGCAAGAGACGGTCGATCTGCATGTGCCGGGCGGCCCGAGTACGCGGATGATCACTACCTCCTATCCGCAAAAGGGCCGAATAATTTTGCAGCGATCCAGCCCGCCATGGCTTGAGACGCCCTTCGAGGTCTTCGACAAAGGCGTGTTCACCCCTAACGACCAGCATTATGTGAGCTGGCATTGGGCCAATTTTCCGGGCGACATCGATGTGGATAGCTTTCGTCTGACGGTGCGCGGCCTGGTCAATCAGACCCTTTCGCTGTCGCTCAGGGATATTTTGCAGGGCTTCCCGAGATTCGATACCGCCGCGGTCAACCAGTGCGCCGGTGCGTCGCGCATCTACGCCGTTCCACGCGTTGCCGGCGCTCAATGGGCAAATGGTTCGATGAGCAACGCGATCTGGACCGGTGTGCGTCTCAAGGACGTGCTTGACCGTGCCGGGATAAAACCTGGCGCCATTCAGGTCCGCTTCGGCGGCCTGGACGAGCCGGTGATGCAGGACGCGCCGAAATTCCTGAAGTCGCTGACCATCGATCACGCCCGCGACGGCGAAGTGATGATTGCTTTCGGCATGAACGGCGAACAGCTTCCGTTGTTGAACGGATTTCCGCTGCGACTCATCGTGCCCGGCTGGTGCGGGGCTTACTGGATCAAGATGCTGAACGACATCGAAGTGCTGGATCAGCCCGACACCAATTACTGGACGGCGACTGGCTACCGCGTACCCGATACGCCGCACAATACCGTCAAGCCTGGTGAGACCGGATTCAAGATGGTGCCGGTGACCCGCAACGCTCCGCGGTCGTTCATCACCAACATCCACAACGGCGACAGCGTGCCGGCGGGGACGCCGGCTACGGCGCGAGGCATCGCTTTCGGCGGCGATTGCGGCGTTGCCCGCGTCGATCTATCGATCGATGGTGGCAAGAGCTGGCAGCCGACCCAGCTCGGTGCCGACCAGGGGACATACGGGTTTCGGCAATGGCAAACGCAATTTACGCTGCCTGCGGGCGGCGCGCAAACTCTGATGGTTCGTTGCACCAACACCAGGAACGAGGCCCAGCCCGATTTCCCGATCTGGAATCCCGCCGGCTACATGTACAACACCATTGAAACGACCCATGTGGTTGCGGCCTGA
- a CDS encoding c-type cytochrome → MLRVFLPTVAVLGLVVLPHLGQAATLTTLKSLKLDVPTSDAMFPAGPGSDAINNNCLACHSADHVLNQPSLSRETWQEVVNKMIKAYKAPVSPDDAKAIVDYLVRTKNPS, encoded by the coding sequence ATGCTACGTGTTTTTCTGCCGACGGTCGCCGTTCTGGGTCTCGTTGTCTTGCCGCATCTCGGTCAGGCTGCAACGCTGACGACGTTGAAGTCGCTGAAGCTCGATGTCCCCACCAGCGACGCGATGTTCCCCGCCGGTCCGGGATCGGATGCGATCAACAACAACTGCCTGGCCTGTCACTCGGCCGACCATGTGTTGAACCAGCCTTCGTTGTCCAGGGAGACCTGGCAAGAGGTCGTCAACAAGATGATTAAGGCCTACAAGGCTCCTGTCAGCCCTGACGACGCCAAAGCGATCGTGGACTATTTGGTCCGCACCAAAAACCCTTCATAG
- a CDS encoding GlcG/HbpS family heme-binding protein yields MFCFSVRAQTVNVMTLDQAGAQTALQTARESAQQRNAPSAIAVVDPAGDLLAFQRMDGVRPASADLAIEKARTAARLQRPTAEIEENINRGRTAFVTAGIAALRGGVPIRVKGEVVGAVGVAGLSKEIDAEIANTAAAALSPSPNTPSHN; encoded by the coding sequence GTGTTCTGTTTTTCAGTCAGGGCACAGACCGTCAACGTAATGACCCTTGATCAAGCCGGAGCCCAGACGGCTCTGCAAACAGCGAGGGAGAGCGCGCAGCAGCGGAATGCGCCCTCGGCAATCGCGGTGGTCGATCCTGCCGGCGATCTGCTTGCTTTCCAGCGGATGGATGGTGTCCGCCCGGCAAGCGCGGATCTTGCCATCGAGAAGGCACGAACGGCTGCGCGGCTACAACGGCCGACGGCGGAGATCGAGGAGAACATTAATCGAGGCCGAACGGCATTCGTCACCGCCGGCATCGCGGCACTGCGCGGCGGCGTGCCGATACGCGTAAAAGGCGAAGTCGTGGGCGCCGTAGGTGTTGCCGGCTTGAGCAAGGAGATCGACGCCGAGATCGCGAACACCGCGGCGGCGGCCCTGAGCCCCTCACCGAACACGCCTTCGCATAATTGA
- a CDS encoding VOC family protein, with product MKLFVSASQKTGSPNICWKLASPAHEGSHPATLGNDQDREGPTDQAIRRIRSVEIQIEGFQHTSRFLTERLGFEEFGQDGAVFRFLDGPPDRPIAVDLLCTPTHRPSHTGPGVAHHIALRVADSEALDRIATMLANCGFDVTPPLNRQYFQAVYFRGPCGVNFAIATDGPGFATDVPNQRSGEMVSLPPWLEPKRTMIERRLRHKDSAPAKAPEAPKKAILSVALECFCQSG from the coding sequence ATGAAGTTATTCGTCAGCGCCAGCCAGAAGACCGGATCGCCGAACATATGCTGGAAGTTGGCCAGCCCCGCCCACGAGGGATCGCACCCGGCAACATTAGGGAATGATCAAGACAGGGAAGGGCCAACCGATCAAGCAATTCGGCGGATTAGATCCGTCGAGATTCAAATCGAAGGGTTTCAGCACACGTCGCGATTTCTGACGGAGAGACTAGGTTTTGAGGAGTTTGGGCAGGATGGCGCGGTGTTCCGCTTCCTCGATGGACCCCCGGACCGGCCGATCGCCGTCGATCTTCTTTGCACTCCGACCCACCGGCCGAGTCACACAGGCCCTGGCGTCGCGCACCACATTGCCTTGCGTGTAGCCGATAGCGAGGCACTGGACAGGATCGCCACGATGCTCGCAAATTGCGGCTTTGACGTCACACCACCTCTCAATCGCCAGTATTTTCAGGCTGTCTATTTTCGGGGGCCATGCGGCGTGAATTTCGCTATCGCGACCGACGGTCCAGGTTTCGCAACAGACGTTCCGAATCAGAGATCCGGGGAAATGGTAAGCCTGCCTCCATGGTTGGAGCCCAAGCGCACGATGATTGAGCGTCGCCTACGACATAAAGATTCAGCGCCTGCCAAAGCTCCAGAAGCCCCCAAAAAAGCCATTCTGAGCGTCGCATTAGAGTGCTTTTGCCAATCCGGATGA
- a CDS encoding carbohydrate ABC transporter permease — protein sequence MFGDPVFWLALTNNFIWTAIFLTVPIGLALVMAAALLMSPRSRAVVQPIIFLPRILAVAVSGRIFQGMIFSPATGLVAWLNEHGFSISDPLADPDRSLYAVAAVDIWHWWGFLAVVFLAAMRQISIDQIEAARLDGAGFLALLRDVLLPGIRPTLILMLILTVIWSFQVFEFIFIVTQGGPAYGSEVLATLAYRHAFFEGDVGQAAAAAGVKSLFGLCATAAYLWLQIRDSADASF from the coding sequence ATGTTCGGCGATCCGGTCTTCTGGCTGGCGCTGACGAATAACTTCATCTGGACCGCTATCTTCCTGACGGTTCCAATCGGCCTCGCGCTGGTGATGGCCGCGGCGCTATTGATGTCGCCGCGTTCGCGCGCCGTTGTTCAGCCCATCATCTTCCTGCCGCGGATTCTCGCCGTCGCGGTCTCCGGGCGCATCTTCCAGGGCATGATCTTCAGTCCGGCGACCGGTCTGGTCGCGTGGCTGAACGAGCATGGCTTCTCGATCTCCGACCCTCTCGCCGATCCCGATCGGTCGCTCTATGCCGTCGCTGCCGTCGATATCTGGCACTGGTGGGGTTTTCTCGCGGTCGTCTTCCTCGCGGCGATGCGACAGATCAGCATCGACCAGATCGAAGCGGCGCGGCTCGACGGCGCCGGTTTCCTTGCGCTGTTGCGCGACGTTCTGTTGCCTGGAATCCGCCCGACGCTTATCTTGATGCTGATCCTGACCGTCATCTGGTCGTTCCAGGTGTTTGAATTCATCTTCATTGTGACCCAGGGAGGGCCCGCATACGGCAGCGAAGTTCTTGCGACGCTGGCGTACCGGCACGCCTTCTTCGAAGGCGACGTGGGGCAGGCGGCCGCTGCGGCTGGTGTGAAGAGCCTCTTCGGCCTATGCGCGACAGCGGCCTATCTCTGGCTTCAGATCCGCGATAGCGCCGACGCTTCATTTTGA
- a CDS encoding enoyl-CoA hydratase/isomerase family protein — protein sequence MKGKGPDFCLGADIWDWPGIPAKDLRPRVEVFARAIDLLEGLVIPTVAVVQRGCMGGGFELALGCDIVIAVKSARFMFPEALLGIMTPQGGVYQLTGGCRADGGVERRQPGRGRHCT from the coding sequence GTGAAGGGAAAGGGCCCGGACTTCTGTCTGGGCGCGGACATCTGGGACTGGCCGGGCATCCCGGCGAAGGACCTCCGTCCGCGGGTCGAGGTCTTCGCCAGGGCGATAGACCTGCTCGAAGGATTGGTTATCCCGACGGTCGCAGTCGTTCAGCGCGGCTGTATGGGCGGCGGCTTCGAGCTGGCATTGGGATGCGACATCGTCATCGCGGTGAAATCGGCGCGGTTCATGTTTCCCGAAGCTCTCCTTGGCATCATGACGCCGCAGGGCGGCGTCTATCAACTAACCGGTGGGTGCCGAGCAGATGGCGGCGTGGAACGTCGTCAACCGGGTCGTGGACGACACTGCACTTGA
- a CDS encoding adenylate/guanylate cyclase domain-containing protein codes for MIGIAEWLASIGLGEYAQRFRDNAIDISVLRDLTEQDLKDLGVLLGHRRKMLRAIAELKGHVLQTPPGTQPPPRDSAERRQLTVMFCDLVGSSALSVRLDPEDLRAIIGAYYACIAEVIARNEGVIARYMGDGVLAYFGYPQAHEDDAEQAARAGLALVDAVANLQTDIGTKLQVRVGIATGMVVVGDLTGEGAAREQAVIGETPNLAARLQALAEPGTVLISENTHRLADGHFDFRNLGPVALKGWAEPIPAWRVLGASGVESRFEAQHKTRLTPLIGRDEELELLLRRWQHSKRGEGCVVVLTGQPGIGKSHIALALQERLQAEPHITLRHFCSAHHTNSALHPFIGQLERAARFERSDSPAEKFAKLEALLVRSGADADRVVAPLATLLSLPPNDRYRLPELSPQKLKEMMLAALSAQLDGLAARQPVFIIFEDVHWADPTSLELLTGTLEQVQRLPVLLLITARPEFTPPWPGHAHVTTVSLTRLNRRNGAALIERVTAGKTLPEEVMDQILARTDGVPLFVEELTKAVLETRLLQERDGHYVLSRPLPSMAIPTTLNASLMARLDRLAPVREVAQIGAVVGREFSYELLSTVAGLPKERLEEALAQLVRSELVFCRGQVPQAVYTFKHALVRDAAYSGLLKSRCAGLHATIADAFEQRFPEIVEAQPETLAHHLTEAGLFEKAAGYWLQGSKKAATRSANLEAIAHAQQGIEALRHLPDGAGKDRLELDFHLALGPCLIATQGPASNKAMATFARARELCERLGDPPEHLRVLFWLTTASVIRGELPLAQEMIAALLQLIEARGDRPALLNAMRGQAMIRLFMGHASAARELLERAVEAFNVSSEEERMAARAAGQDAGVADLALMSWSLWLLGHADTAIARLVAAIQRADAIDHPHSQAYACYYASVLHALRGEFSNAHGFAERCLTLSEEHGFRQWRGLAHAIRGICVTWLNPSPSALEEVRGAFDEYGGAGYQLGITALYVLLCPALLFSHNCEAALEMIEQGLATTSRNSERIFEAELYRLKARALLLRGAPDAEPEAQSLLDRALTTARSQHAKALELRAARDLAALWINQGRREAALDLLAPIHAWFTEGFDTQDLKQARALLDQLR; via the coding sequence ATGATCGGTATTGCAGAGTGGCTAGCATCCATCGGTTTGGGAGAGTACGCTCAACGCTTCCGCGACAACGCCATTGACATCTCAGTCCTCCGAGATCTCACGGAGCAGGATCTCAAGGACCTTGGCGTCCTGCTTGGGCACCGCCGCAAGATGCTGCGCGCGATCGCAGAACTTAAGGGGCACGTTCTACAAACACCCCCGGGCACCCAACCGCCGCCGCGGGACAGCGCCGAGCGGCGTCAACTTACAGTCATGTTTTGCGATCTGGTGGGCTCGTCGGCACTTTCGGTCCGCCTTGATCCGGAGGACTTGCGGGCGATAATCGGCGCCTATTACGCCTGCATCGCAGAGGTTATCGCCCGGAATGAGGGCGTCATCGCGCGGTATATGGGGGACGGCGTGCTCGCTTATTTTGGCTATCCGCAGGCCCACGAGGATGATGCGGAGCAGGCGGCACGCGCGGGGCTGGCGCTGGTCGATGCCGTGGCTAACCTCCAGACAGATATCGGCACCAAGCTACAGGTTCGCGTTGGTATCGCTACCGGCATGGTGGTCGTGGGCGATTTGACCGGCGAAGGCGCTGCTAGGGAGCAGGCGGTCATTGGTGAGACACCGAACCTAGCTGCTCGCCTGCAGGCGTTAGCCGAGCCCGGTACGGTGCTGATCTCCGAGAATACGCACCGGCTCGCCGATGGGCATTTCGACTTCCGCAATCTCGGCCCTGTCGCCCTTAAAGGATGGGCGGAACCGATACCCGCGTGGCGGGTATTGGGGGCAAGCGGAGTGGAAAGCCGCTTTGAGGCGCAGCACAAGACGAGATTGACACCGCTCATCGGGCGTGACGAGGAGCTCGAGCTGCTGTTGCGTCGATGGCAGCATTCCAAGCGTGGTGAGGGCTGCGTAGTAGTGCTGACCGGACAACCGGGTATCGGTAAGTCGCACATTGCCCTGGCGCTTCAAGAGCGGCTCCAAGCCGAACCACACATCACGCTGCGCCATTTCTGCTCGGCGCACCACACTAACAGTGCGCTGCATCCCTTCATCGGCCAACTCGAACGGGCTGCCCGGTTTGAGCGAAGCGACTCGCCCGCGGAGAAGTTCGCCAAGCTTGAGGCTCTGCTCGTGCGGTCCGGCGCTGACGCGGACCGTGTAGTGGCACCTCTGGCCACCCTTCTGTCGCTACCACCCAATGACCGCTACCGCCTGCCAGAGCTGAGCCCGCAGAAGCTTAAGGAGATGATGTTGGCGGCGCTTTCGGCTCAGCTCGATGGCTTGGCGGCGCGGCAGCCAGTGTTCATCATCTTTGAGGATGTCCATTGGGCGGACCCGACCTCGTTGGAACTGCTCACGGGTACCTTGGAACAAGTACAGCGGCTTCCGGTGCTGCTGCTCATCACCGCGAGACCAGAGTTCACGCCGCCCTGGCCAGGTCATGCGCATGTGACGACGGTCTCGCTCACACGGCTGAACCGGCGCAACGGGGCGGCGTTAATCGAGCGCGTCACGGCCGGCAAGACGCTCCCGGAGGAGGTGATGGACCAGATCCTCGCGCGTACCGATGGCGTGCCCCTGTTCGTCGAGGAACTGACCAAGGCCGTGCTCGAAACTAGGCTGTTGCAGGAGCGGGACGGCCACTACGTGCTCAGCCGTCCGCTACCCTCGATGGCGATTCCAACGACATTGAACGCATCGCTGATGGCGAGGCTCGACCGATTGGCGCCGGTGAGGGAAGTGGCTCAGATCGGCGCTGTTGTGGGTCGCGAGTTCTCCTACGAACTGCTGAGCACCGTAGCCGGGTTGCCAAAGGAGAGACTTGAGGAGGCGCTTGCCCAGTTGGTTCGATCGGAGCTGGTATTCTGCCGGGGCCAGGTGCCCCAAGCGGTCTATACTTTCAAGCACGCGCTTGTGCGAGACGCTGCCTACTCGGGACTACTAAAGAGCCGATGCGCAGGACTGCATGCCACGATCGCAGACGCATTCGAGCAACGGTTCCCAGAAATTGTAGAGGCTCAACCCGAAACTCTCGCGCACCATCTCACAGAGGCCGGATTGTTCGAAAAGGCTGCGGGTTATTGGCTGCAAGGCAGCAAGAAGGCCGCCACTCGCTCCGCCAATCTCGAGGCCATCGCACACGCGCAGCAAGGCATCGAGGCCTTGCGCCATTTGCCCGACGGCGCAGGAAAGGACCGGCTGGAACTCGATTTCCACCTCGCTCTTGGTCCGTGCCTGATCGCGACCCAGGGGCCAGCGTCGAACAAGGCGATGGCGACTTTCGCTCGCGCTCGCGAGCTGTGCGAGCGCCTCGGAGATCCCCCGGAGCATCTCCGGGTCTTGTTCTGGTTGACCACCGCGAGCGTCATTCGTGGTGAATTGCCGCTGGCCCAGGAAATGATCGCGGCCTTGCTTCAGCTCATCGAAGCGCGCGGTGATCGACCCGCATTGCTCAATGCGATGCGCGGACAGGCTATGATTCGCCTTTTCATGGGGCATGCCAGCGCTGCCCGCGAATTGCTTGAACGGGCCGTCGAGGCATTCAACGTAAGCAGCGAGGAGGAAAGAATGGCGGCTCGTGCGGCTGGCCAGGATGCTGGAGTGGCTGACCTCGCCTTGATGTCGTGGTCTCTCTGGCTGCTCGGCCACGCCGATACGGCGATCGCACGACTAGTTGCAGCCATTCAGCGGGCCGACGCCATCGATCATCCGCATTCGCAAGCTTATGCCTGTTACTATGCGTCTGTTCTCCATGCTCTTCGCGGCGAGTTCTCGAACGCGCATGGCTTTGCCGAGCGCTGTCTCACCCTGTCGGAGGAACACGGATTCCGGCAGTGGCGCGGTTTGGCACACGCCATTCGGGGCATATGCGTCACCTGGCTTAACCCTTCGCCCAGCGCCCTCGAGGAAGTCCGGGGTGCGTTCGATGAATATGGTGGCGCGGGTTATCAGCTCGGCATCACGGCGCTTTACGTACTCTTGTGCCCTGCTTTGTTATTCAGTCACAATTGCGAGGCTGCGCTGGAGATGATCGAGCAGGGCCTCGCTACAACCAGCCGTAATAGCGAACGGATCTTTGAGGCCGAATTGTATCGACTGAAGGCGCGCGCGCTGCTCCTCCGCGGTGCACCAGACGCCGAGCCCGAGGCGCAGTCATTGCTCGACCGGGCATTGACCACGGCAAGAAGCCAACACGCGAAAGCGCTTGAACTTCGAGCTGCAAGAGACCTTGCCGCGCTGTGGATCAATCAGGGTAGACGCGAGGCAGCGCTCGATTTACTCGCGCCGATCCACGCTTGGTTCACTGAGGGCTTCGACACGCAGGATCTAAAGCAGGCAAGGGCTTTGCTCGATCAGTTGCGTTGA
- a CDS encoding patatin-like phospholipase family protein, with protein sequence MVKRAITLGGGGPAAGLHIGVLEALAANDIAFDVWALSCIGAWVGIVYNQYDNKIVRDKDRAEQTYQFFKNGVFRDDESYERFPINTVFGPDWGSTRKALSNFVRDSDNYKDFYWDPYKMMDAFQDSMSLLFDHLPDKDNGRKFKKLDEGDINKWILNQAMAPNPFVRYLTSMMYLSNVTGLSRINYPESQFMKDINFEELKKPEKPVIFHNAWNLDDQKLALFCNRRMMDKAYVGDIGPSTLCACSALPFIEETVEMGRKTYCEGALVDTVNFESLLQEHDDLEEI encoded by the coding sequence ATGGTGAAGCGAGCAATTACGCTCGGCGGTGGCGGGCCGGCAGCAGGACTGCACATCGGGGTTCTGGAAGCTCTTGCCGCTAACGATATAGCGTTTGATGTGTGGGCATTGTCCTGCATCGGCGCTTGGGTTGGCATCGTTTATAACCAATACGATAATAAGATAGTCAGAGACAAAGACAGGGCCGAACAGACCTATCAATTCTTCAAGAATGGTGTGTTTCGCGACGATGAAAGTTATGAGCGCTTTCCCATAAATACCGTGTTCGGGCCGGATTGGGGGAGCACCCGGAAGGCTTTGAGTAACTTCGTCAGAGACTCTGACAATTATAAAGATTTCTATTGGGACCCATACAAAATGATGGATGCCTTCCAGGACTCCATGTCGCTTCTTTTCGATCACCTGCCTGACAAAGACAACGGGAGAAAGTTCAAGAAATTGGACGAGGGAGATATAAACAAATGGATTCTCAATCAGGCGATGGCGCCCAATCCTTTCGTCCGTTATTTGACGTCAATGATGTATCTTTCCAATGTCACCGGCCTGTCCAGGATTAACTATCCGGAAAGCCAGTTCATGAAAGACATAAATTTCGAGGAGCTGAAAAAGCCCGAAAAGCCAGTCATCTTTCACAACGCTTGGAATCTTGATGACCAGAAGCTCGCCTTGTTTTGCAACCGTCGAATGATGGACAAAGCGTACGTGGGGGATATTGGCCCATCCACCTTATGTGCGTGTTCGGCTCTGCCCTTCATTGAGGAAACTGTAGAAATGGGCAGAAAGACGTACTGCGAAGGGGCGCTAGTTGATACGGTCAACTTCGAGAGCCTGCTCCAAGAACATGATGATCTAGAGGAGATATGA